The following coding sequences are from one Arachis hypogaea cultivar Tifrunner chromosome 7, arahy.Tifrunner.gnm2.J5K5, whole genome shotgun sequence window:
- the LOC112701983 gene encoding DNA-directed RNA polymerases II, IV and V subunit 6A: MADEDYDDIDMGYEDEPPEPEIEEGAEEDVDNNKNEDITGEPLEVDDKEDEQPVERPRKTSKYMTKYERARILGTRALQISMNAPVMVELEGETDPLEIAMKELRERKIPFTIRRYLPDGSFEDWGVDELIVEDSWKRQVGGGN; this comes from the exons ATGGCCGACGAAGACTACGATGACATCGATATGGG ATATGAAGATGAACCCCCAGAGCCTGAGATTGAG GAGGGGGCAGAGGAGGATGTTGATAACAACAAAAATGAGGACATCACTGGAGAGCCTCTTGAGGTCGATGACAAGGAAGATGAACAACCGGTGGAGCGTCCTCGAAAGACTTCGAAGTACATGACCAAGTACGAGCGTGCCCGGATTCTGGGTACCCGTGCTCTCCAAATCAG TATGAATGCTCCTGTTATGGTGGAACTGGAGGGGGAAACTGATCCACTTGAG ATTGCTATGAAAGAGCTTCGAGAGCGGAAGATACCCTTTACCATCCGTCGCTACTTACCCGATGGAAG CTTTGAGGATTGGGGGGTTGATGAACTGATTGTGGAAGACTCGTGGAAGAGGCAAGTTGGCGGTGGTAATTGA
- the LOC112701982 gene encoding uncharacterized protein yields MATLQGPPELLKPQPTAVAAAAATTTTAASEPFIDLMVSRFYSPKPPMGLTENQSATFLSTGNPCLDFFFHVVPDTPSDSLRERLDVAWAHNPLTTLKLVCNLRGVRGTGKSDREGFYTAAMWLFSNHPKTLAANLPSFAEFGCFKDLPEVLYRILEGSDVRKNQKAQWLSVKGSRKRNRFKKMRETNAFYLGRGRGRGTGRKLRNARNKEESMKKKTFGDFLVGLKPFENSTNEMMKKEKETARSLREQKKVSMANKLLNRYNEDANFQLLHDSISDHFANCLKNDLELLNSDKSTAISLAAKWCPSLDSSFDRSTLLCESIARRMFPRTEYEGIEEAHYAYRIRDRLRKEVLVPLQKILELPEVYMSEKRWDSIPYNRVASVAMKLYKEKFMKHDKKRFMKYLVDVKSGKTTIAAGALLPHEIIQSLGYRRRCRYLYRYEDEDEEEDGDEVAELQWNRIVSDMLKKGKMKNCLAVCDVSGSMSGVPMDVCVALGLLVSELNEEPWKGKVITFSANPELHLIEGNSLYSKVNFIREMKWGMNTNFQRVFDRILEVAVEGKLKEDQMIKRVFVFSDMEFDQASATPWETDYQAITRKYSEKGYGSAVPQIVFWNLRDSRATPVAATQQGVALVSGFSKNLMTLFMDNDGELTPESSMEAAISGPKYQKLVVLD; encoded by the coding sequence ATGGCCACTCTCCAGGGCCCACCTGAACTCTTAAAACCACAACCAACCGCCGTCGCCGCGgccgccgccaccaccaccaccgcagCCTCAGAACCCTTCATTGACCTAATGGTCTCGAGATTTTACAGCCCCAAACCCCCAATGGGCTTGACAGAGAACCAGTCCGCTACATTCTTGTCAACCGGCAACCCATGCCTTGACTTCTTCTTCCACGTCGTTCCCGACACTCCCTCCGACTCCCTCCGAGAGAGGCTCGACGTGGCATGGGCCCACAACCCCCTCACCACACTCAAACTCGTCTGTAACCTCCGAGGCGTCCGCGGAACCGGCAAGTCCGATCGCGAAGGCTTCTACACTGCTGCCATGTGGCTCTTCTCTAACCACCCCAAGACACTCGCAGCCAACCTCCCTTCCTTCGCCGAATTCGGTTGCTTCAAGGACCTTCCGGAAGTTCTCTACAGGATTCTAGAAGGTTCAGATGTGCGAAAGAATCAGAAGGCGCAGTGGCTCAGCGTAAAAGGCTCCAGAAAGAGGAACAGGTTCAAGAAGATGAGGGAAACAAACGCGTTCTACCTGgggaggggaaggggaaggggaacgGGAAGGAAGTTGaggaatgccagaaacaaggaggagagcatgaagaagaagacgttCGGTGATTTCTTAGTAGGATTGAAGCCCTTTGAGAATTCGACGAACGAGATgatgaagaaggagaaggaaactGCACGTTCTCTCAGGGAACAAAAGAAGGTTTCCATGGCCAATAAGCTCCTTAACCGTTACAACGAAGATGCAAATTTTCAGCTCCTCCACGATAGCATCTCCGATCATTTTGCCAACTGTTTGAAGAACGATCTGGAGTTGTTAAATTCCGACAAATCAACGGCTATCAGTCTTGCTGCGAAGTGGTGTCCCTCTCTTGACTCTTCCTTTGACCGATCCACGCTTCTATGTGAATCCATTGCGAGGAGGATGTTCCCTCGCACCGAGTATGAAGGAATCGAGGAGGCGCATTATGCTTACAGGATCCGTGATCGGTTACGGAAGGAGGTTCTTGTCCCTCTTCAGAAGATTCTAGAACTTCCAGAGGTTTACATGAGTGAGAAACGCTGGGATTCGATCCCATACAACAGAGTGGCCTCTGTGGCTATGAAGCTCTATAAGGAGAAATTCATGAAGCATGATAAAAAGAGGTTCATGAAGTACCTTGTGGACGTGAAGTCAGGGAAGACTACAATAGCCGCCGGCGCATTGCTTCCTCATGAGATCATACAGTCTTTGGGATATCGACGTCGCTGTCGATATCTATATCgatatgaagatgaagatgaagaggaagatgGTGATGAGGTGGCAGAGCTTCAGTGGAACAGAATAGTGAGTGACATGCTTAAGAAGGGTAAGATGAAGAACTGTTTGGCTGTGTGTGATGTTTCTGGAAGCATGAGTGGGGTTCCCATGGATGTTTGTGTTGCATTGGGGTTGTTGGTGTCTGAATTGAATGAGGAACCATGGAAGGGAAAGGTTATCACATTCAGTGCAAATCCTGAGCTTCATTTGATTGAAGGCAATAGTCTCTATTCCAAGGTCAACTTTATTAGGGAGATGAAGTGGGGGATGAACACGAACTTCCAAAGAGTGTTTGATCGAATTTTGGAGGTGGCTGTGGAAGGAAAATTGAAAGAAGATCAGATGATTAAGCGGGTGTTTGTGTTCAGTGACATGGAGTTCGATCAAGCATCCGCGACGCCTTGGGAGACCGATTACCAAGCAATTACAAGGAAGTATAGTGAGAAAGGTTAtggctctgctgttcctcagatTGTGTTCTGGAATCTGAGGGACTCGAGGGCCACTCCGGTGGCGGCCACCCAGCAAGGAGTGGCCCTCGTGAGTGGATTCTCTAAGAATCTGATGACTTTGTTCATGGACAATGACGGTGAACTCACCCCCGAAAGTTCAATGGAAGCTGCAATTTCCGGCCCCAAATATCAGAAATTAGTCGTGCTAGATtga
- the LOC112701984 gene encoding disease resistance protein At4g27190: MAEIFISIAAKISEYAVDLAIRQGQYLFRAGRFIKNLEKEKQKLISTLGSVQKRVEATDKTEQVKDSVLKWINEAEKLVEEVENLETEIETNGSCFKGQCSIGKRYNLCKKMQQKIESLINLNKNGQFDTISFPAPIPGSEYLYPGNIVYFKSTQKASDQILEALQDDSINLIGLYGMGGSGKTILVKAVGNKAKTMNLFDRVVLATVSETPDIKEIQKEIAELMGLKFSEENKASRAIRISLGLQSKERILVILDDVWAKLKLEDIGIPCEEGNQSSCKVLLTTRLRGVCTLMNCQREIPLHLLSEEEAWMFFKEYSGIGNNSPSELLKVASNVAVECKGLPIAIEAVGSSLKKKPIEVWKAALYSLKHSKPMDVEDGVRDAFSCIELSYNHLRSKRDELMFLMCSMFPEDHEIFVEDLIRYGVGLGICGEVESIDTARNQLRASINKLVNSCLLMHSDKNKEHFSNVNRADHVKMHDMVRDTALWIASRSENKKILVNLVKDLNTLVENGDINDYFAVSSWNKKTNRIAAQVTAPKLEFLLLSSRMSLDIASASFEGLKEIKVMAIISEGYRTLLSLPHSTQSLTNLQTLCLRGWDLDDISFILNLTKLEVLDLRACRFKQIPKEIERLNKLKLLDLQGCAVLENYNSEAIGNCEQLEELYVSGPSFQKDDKCMFPCQTFLDDVISSNLQRYILELGPLQTYGHGINENSSVRALSLKEFDISKFGASKMNLLQRAEDIYLNRLRGGCKNVAPELVKAAGSMNDLTKLRLRSCSEIECIIDTSSSGSYFQLDALMPGLVKLELEEVENLKELCHGSPMHALSFFEKLEELYIRKCEQLRNIFPANCELRSLKILKIDGRGLYQPTVAISCAAVALFSMSAAKSLEQLEELSIADCKDLRCIISNEEDNGNEDISQALNNSQSMLPNLKKLCIHYCPKLEFVLPSFCVGLEKLQEIDIFKASELKYIFGNEYQNEIQTKLPNLKSLKLQNLANLIQICRGNSQPWWPCLRELRCVNCPKLSTSCVNVMVRSTMRQQHLHKGVSLEEDQGKHLASELEQVEFRGFSELRFIWSDPTNRQILGLQHLQYLKVDGCAKLKSIFSAVILRSLPELTSLVIQGCNELEEIVSENEELHHDLSNTKVVCFPKLRNLTVKNCNKLKSIFSVSVLGMPPQLSYLHISDAAELVQVFRNSSDKIVFPNLREMKLNKLPCLVDICIGFELLQPMKAVKIMVDQCPNFTSISEAT, encoded by the exons ATGGCTGAAATTTTCATCTCAATAGCAGCCAAGATCTCGGAATATGCGGTGGATTTAGCGATACGTCAAGGACAGTATCTGTTTCGTGCTGGAAGATTCATTAagaatcttgaaaaagaaaagCAGAAGCTGATTTCAACTCTAGGTAGTGTGCAGAAAAGAGTTGAAGCAACTGATAAAACAGAACAAGTCAAAGATTCTGTTCTGAAGTGGATCAATGAAGCCGAAAAGCTTGTAGAAGAGGTGGAGAATCTGGAAACAGAAATAGAGACTAATGGAAGTTGTTTCAAGGGACAATGTTCTATTGGGAAGAGATATAATCTGTGCAAGAAAATGCAACAGAAAATAGAGTCTCTAATAAATCTGAACAAaaatggtcaatttgatactaTTTCCTTCCCTGCTCCAATTCCAGGCAGTGAGTATTTATATCCTGGAAACATTGTTTACTTCAAGTCCACACAGAAAGCTTCGGATCAAATTTTGGAGGCGTTGCAAGATGACAGTATCAATTTGATTGGACTCTATGGAATGGGAGGTTCTGGTAAGACAATACTGGTGAAAGCAGTTGGTAACAAGGCCAAGACTATGAATCTTTTCGACCGAGTTGTGCTTGCCACTGTGTCAGAAACTCCGGATATcaaagagattcagaaggaaaTTGCTGAATTGATGGGGCTGAAATTTTCTGAAGAAAATAAAGCATCAAGAGCAATAAGAATATCTTTGGGGCTGCAAAGTAAAGAGAGAATTCTTGTGATCTTGGATGATGTTTGGGCTAAGCTTAAGCTTGAAGATATTGGAATTCCTTGTGAAGAGGGTAACCAAAGCAGCTGCAAGGTCCTTTTGACTACACGTCTGCGTGGAGTTTGCACCTTGATGAACTGTCAAAGAGAGATTCCTTTACATCTCTTGTCAGAAGAGGAAGCTTGGATGTTTTTCAAAGAGTATTCAGGAATAGGTAACAATTCGCCATCCGAGCTATTAAAGGTGGCCTCAAATGTTGCTGTGGAATGTAAAGGGTTACCAATCGCAATCGAAGCAGTGGGATCTTCCTTGAAAAAGAAGCCTATTGAGGTCTGGAAGGCAGCATTATACAGTCTGAAACATTCAAAGCCAATGGATGTTGAAGATGGAGTGAGAGATGCCTTCTCCTGCATTGAATTAAGCTACAATCATTTGAGAAGCAAAAGAGATGAGTTAATGTTCTTGATGTGTAGTATGTTTCCAGAAGATCATGAGATCTTTGTTGAAGATTTGATCAGATATGGAGTGGGATTAGGCATATGTGGCGAAGTTGAATCAATTGACACAGCAAGGAATCAGTTGAGAGCTAGTATTAACAAACTTGTAAACTCTTGTCTGCTGATGCACTCTGACAAAAACAAAGAACACTTTTCTAATGTGAATAGAGCAGATCATGTGAAGATGCATGACATGGTTCGCGACACTGCTTTGTGGATAGCATCTAGATCAGAGAACAAAAAGATTCTGGTAAATCTTGTTAAAGATTTAAACACCTTGGTTGAAAATGGAGACATCAATGATTATTTTGCAGTATCATCATGGAACAAGAAAACGAACCGGATTGCTGCTCAAGTCACTGCTCCAAAGCTTGAGTTTCTACTGCTGAGTTCTAGAATGTCCTTGGATATAGCAAGTGCATCTTTTGAAGGCCTTAAAGAGATCAAGGTTATGGCAATTATCAGTGAAGGTTATAGGACTTTGTTATCATTGCCACATTCAACTCAATCCTTGACTAACCTGCAAACTCTATGCTTGAGAGGATGGGATTTAGATGATATATCTTTCATATTGAACCTTACAAAGCTTGAGGTTCTTGATTTGCGAGCTTGTCGCTTCAAACAAATTCCGAAGGAAATTGAGAGATTGAATAAATTGAAGTTGCTGGATTTGCAAGGTTGTGCAGTTCTAGAAAACTATAATTCTGAAGCAATAGGAAATTGTGAACAGCTTGAAGAGTTATATGTTTCTGGACCTTCCTTCCAGAAGGATGATAAATGCATGTTTCCTTGTCAAACTTTTCTTGATGATGTTATATCTTCGAATCTACAGAGGTATATATTAGAGCTTGGACCATTACAAACTTATGGCCATGGCATCAATGAGAATTCTAGTGTGAGAGCTCTAAGCTTGAAAGAGTTTGATATATCCAAATTTGGTGCATCTAAGATGAATCTTCTGCAAAGAGCAGAGGATATTTACTTGAACCGCCTTCGTGGAGGATGTAAGAATGTTGCTCCAGAGTTGGTTAAAGCAGCCGGAAGCATGAATGATTTGACTAAGCTCAGGCTTCGCTCTTGTTCGGAGATAGAATGCATCATAGATACATCTTCTTCTGGGAGTTATTTTCAGTTAGATGCCTTGATGCCAGGTTTAGTCAAGTTAGAGCTGGAGGAAGTGGAAAacttgaaagaactttgccatgGTTCACCTATGCATGCTCTTAGCTTCTTTGAGAAATTAGAAGAACTCTACATAAGGAAGTGTGAGCAGTTGCGCAACATTTTCCCTGCGAACTGCGAATTGCGCAGTCTTAAAATCCTTAAAATTGATGGCAGAGGACTTTATCAGCCAACTGTTGCCATCAGCTGCGCAGCGGTTGCACTATTCTCTATGTCTGCTGCCAAAAGTCTAGAACAATTAGAAGAGCTATCTATAGCAGATTGCAAGGATCTAAGGTGCATAATTTCAAATGAAGAAGATAATGGTAATGAGGACATATCTCAAGCTCTTAACAACTCACAATCAATGCTCCCAAATTTGAAGAAACTCTGCATTCATTATTGTCCAAAGTTAGAATTTGTGCTCCCAAGCTTTTGTGTTGGCCTTGAGAAATTGCAAGAGATAGATATTTTTAAGGCTTCAGAGCTGAAATATATCTTTGGCAATGAATATCAAAATGAGATCCAAACCAAGCTTCCCAATTTGAAATCACTCAAACTCCAGAACCTCGCGAATCTCATTCAGATATGCAGGGGAAACAGTCAGCCTTGGTGGCCATGTTTGAGGGAGCTAAGATGTGTTAACTGTCCAAAATTGAGCACATCTTGTGTCAATGTTATGGTTAGGTCAACAATGAGACAGCAGCATCTGCATAAG GGAGTTTCCCTTGAGGAGGATCAGGGAAAACATTTGGCCTCAGAATTAGAGCAAGTAGAATTTCGAGGCTTCTCCGAATTGAGGTTCATATGGTCTGATCCTACTAACAGACAGATTTTGGGTCTTCAACATCTTCAATATTTAAAGGTGGACGGCTGTGCGAAATTGAAATCGATCTTCTCAGCTGTGATTCTGAGAAGCCTACCCGAGTTGACATCGCTTGTTATACAAGGCTGCAATGAACTGGAAGAGATTGTTTCAGAGAATGAAGAACTTCATCATGATTTATCCAATACTAAAGTAGTGTGTTTCCCAAAGTTGAGAAACTTGACTGTCAAGAATTGCAACAAATTAAAAAGCATTTTCTCTGTTTCTGTGCTTGGAATGCCTCCTCAACTAAGTTATCTGCACATTTCAGATGCTGCTGAACTTGTACAAGTTTTCAGGAATAGTAGTGACAAGATTGTGTTTCCAAATCTCAGAGAAATGAAACTGAACAAACTACCATGTCTGGTGGACATTTGCATAGGATTTGAACTATTACAGCCAATGAAAGCAGTGAAGATCATGGTAGATCAGTGCCCAAATTTTACTTCAATTTCTGAAGCAACTTAA